In Streptomyces sp. NBC_01381, the sequence GCCGTCCACGTCGATCTTGATGAAGTCGACGTCGTGCAGGCCGAGTCCGTCGAGCGTCAGGCACGGCACGTCGACCGCCTTCGCGTGGATGTCCCTGCGGATGAGCGAGGAGACACCCCGGTCGCCCCGGTCGCCGCGCGGCAGCCAGAGGCGCGCCGTGCCGGGACGGTCGGTGGCCGCGGCCTGGATCACCCGGACGTTGCCGGGAGTGGAGTCCTCCAGGAGGCGGGCCAGATGCGGCACCGGTTCCACGGTCACCACGCGGCGCGCGCGGGACGCCAGGCGCCGCGACCACGGGCCGTACCAGCCGCCGACGTCGACCGCCGTGGAGCAGCCGCGCGGGCAGAGGTCGCCGAGCCGGGCGAGTTCCGGTTCGAAGCGGGGGTAGACGAGCCGGGCCAGGGCGCCGATCAGCCGGGCGGGAAGGTGCGGGGCGAGGCGGGCGGCGACGGTCTTGTGGGGCCCCGCCGGAGTCTTGTCGGGCCCCGTCACGGTGAGATCCGCTTCAGGAGCTGCTCGTGCTCGTCCTCCGGTATCTGCTCGCCGGAGGAGGGGAGGAGCTGCGGTATGCCGTCGATGATCGGGTAACGGCGGCGCAGCCGCGGGTTGTAGAGGACCTCTTCCGGCACGAGGGGTTCCTCGGGCTCAAGGAGGTGCAGCGGGCCCTTGTCGAGCGGGCACGCGAGGATCTTCAGCAGCGGGTCTTCGGGGTTCATCAGCTGGTCAGCTCCTTGGTGGGGGTGGGGGGTTGGGCAGGCGGCTCGGGTCGGGGGTCGTGCTTGGGCATGGCGAGCAGCACGGACACCGCGAGCGCCGTGCCCGCGATGCGCAGGGCGAGCCGCAACGGTTCCTCCGGCAGCGGCTCGCCGAAGGCGAGGGTCCCGAGTACGGCGGTGAACAGCGCGGTGACCGTCGTGCACACGGGGACGATGAGCGAGGCCCGGCAGCGCTGCAGCGCCGCCTGCGACATGATCAGGCCGAACACGCCGGTGAAGAGCAGGAGATACGGATACGGGGAGCTCAGCAGATCGAGCAGCGCCGAGCCGAGTCCCTCCGTCGTCAGATAGCTGGAGACGCCCTTGATGGCGAGCGAGCTCACGCCGTAGAGCAGGCCGACGGCCACCCCGTACTCGACGCCGGTCGTCGGAAGCCGGTGCCGGTGCCTGGCCCGGCGCTCGGCCGATCCGTACAGCAGGACCCCCGCCGCGAGCGAGGGCAGACAGACGGCGAGGACCAGCGGCACGGGCGCGCTGCGGCTCACCGTGTCCGAGCCCTCCCGCAGCGAAAGCACGACCATGAGCAGCGCGGCCAGGATGGCCCCGACGGCGTACCGCTCGCGCCCGGAGGTCTGCTCGCCGAGCAGCTTGGAGGAGAGCAGCAGCAGAAGGACGAGTCCGGATACGAAGATGCCCTGCGCGGCGGCGATCGGCAGTGTCCGGTAGACGGCGAGCTGCGCGCCGAACCCGGCGGCGAGCGCCAGCGATCCGCCGATCCAGAGCGGGCTGCTGATCACCTGCTTCAGGAGCCGCGCCGGGCTTCGCACGCTGACGGACGGCATCGCGGTCAGGGCCCGCTTCTCCAGGACGAACCCGGTGCTGTAGAGCACGTTCGCCAGCAGAGCGGCGGCCACACCCCACCACATGGCTCTAAGTCCTTCGGGCGTGCAGCAGCAGGATCGACGAGGCGCTCGGCACCGCGCAGGCGAGCCGGTCCAGGGCGCGCAGTGGTCGTGGTACGCCGTGGAAGGGTGCGCCCGCGACGCGGACGACGTCGAAGCCGGACGCGGCGACGAACTCCCGCAGGGCGCGCGCGGTGTAGAGCCGCAGATGCCCGACGACCTCGGTGCCGGGGCGGCCGTGGATCCCGCGCAGGCTCACCTCGGAGAAGACGGGCTGCACCCCGGCGAGCAGCAGCCCGCGGTTGTACCAGGCGGCGAGGTTCGGCGTGGACAGCATCAGATGGCCGCCAGGCCTGAGGACTCTGCGCAACTCGTCGAGCGCGCTGTCGGGGTCCACGAGATGCTCGATGACCTCGCTGAACAGCACGGCGTCGGCCGAGCCGTCCGCGAACGGAAGCCCGCCGTCGGTGAGTTCACCGCGTACGACGTACGAGAGATGGGAGTGGGCGCGCTTGAGGGCGTCCTGCGACCAGTCGACGCCGATGACGCGGTGCCCCGCGAGGAACGGTGCCGCGGCCGCCGCCGCGGTGCCGTCGCCGCAGCCGATGTCGAGGACGACGGCGGTGCGCGATGTGGCGGGGCCCAGGGCGTCGGCGAGCATCCGGGCCTGGCGCAGGCTGCGGGCGTCGCCGGACGCGACGGGGACGGACGGGTCCTCGTAGAAGTCCCGCAGGTCGCGGGGGGCGCTGCTGGTGGAACTGGTGGACCTGGTGGGCGCTGTCATGACGAGGTGCCCTCCTCCGTGGCGTGCAGATAGTGCTCGAAGAGGTCCCGCAGATGGGCCCCGTCCCCATGGCTGAGCAGCGTCTTCGACCAGCGCAGGGCGAGATGGAGGCGGCCCGCGGTGGACGCGGTGGTCACGGTCAGGCCGCGCGGAAGGCGGGCGGGCGCGGAGAACCAGACGGCGTACGCGCGTCCCGCGTCACCGAAGTCGAGCGGGTACGGCACGCGGCCGATGTTGCTGAGCAGCGTGGTGGAGGTCCAGGGCCCGGCGGCTCTGCGCAGGCCGCGGGTGAGGGCGGCCCTGACGGTGACGGGAAGCACGGGGGAGGTCAACAGGGCGGCTCCGTGGCCGAGTTGGGGCCGGTCGAGGGCCTTGAGGGCGCGGGTGCGCTCGGCGGTGCGCCGCAGCAGTGCGCCGATTTCCTCGGGTCCCCATTCCTTCCCGGTCAACTCGCCCGCGCTGAAGGGGACTTCGACGAGCCGGGTGCCGTTGCCGATCGGCATCTCCATGTCGCGCGGCCGGTCGTCGACGGGCATGGTGATCCGGAACGGCCGGGGGCGCGATCCGTGCTCCCGGTTCCAGTGCGCGATCATCAGCGCGGTCGCCACCATGAGCTGGTCGTTCACGGTGAAGGGCGCGCCCTTGGGCCGGCGCGGCACGGCAAGCTCCGCGACGAGCATGCCGTTGCCGGGGGACGGCTCGGGCGTCCCCTTGGACACCCGGGCAGGGGGCGCCCACCCGGAAGGCGCGTCGACCGGGGCCCGTTCCGCCTCGGGGGCGGGCGACGGGGCCGTACGCAACGGGGGAGGAGCGGCGGGGGAGTTGTCCTGGCCGTCGTACAGCTCGGCGGCGGTCGCGAGCACGCGGAGGCAGGCGGGGCCGTCGAGGGCGGTGTGGTTGATGGTGAGGAAAAGAACGCTAGGGGTGCCGTCCTCGGGGCGGCCGTCTGCCACCTCGGAAGCGATCACCTCCATGCGGATCGGAGGTGAGGCCGACAGCGGCGGCGAGTCGGAGAGGGAGCGTATGCGGGCCTTCTTGAGGGCGTCCCGCTCCGGCGGCGGGAACGACACCACCTCGACGTCCGGCTCCGCCGTCAGTTCCCACTCGTAGCGGCGGCGGTACCAAGGCCCCCGCGCCTCCCGCATCAGGATGCGCGGGTGACGGCGCAGGGCCTCGGTGAACGCGGCCTTCAGCCGGGCCGGGTCCGGGGTGCCCGGCAGGTGCACCTCGATGTGCACCGTCTCCGGCTCCTCCTCCTGGAGGCAGTGCCTTGCGACCTCGTCGACGACGGGGAACGGCACGCGTTTCGGCCGCCGTTCGGGTCCGTCCGCGTGACGTGCCGGCTGGTCGAGTGCGGTCATCGCTCTGTGTCCTCCCCCGGGCCTGTCGGGGCCGCGGTCCCCGCGAACCCGCCCGAAGCCTTCGGCCTGCGCCGCCTGAACCGTGTGGTCCGCTCGCCCGGCGGGGCGGGCTCCGGCTGTGCGGACGCGGGCCCTCGGGCGGAGATGGTCGAACTGGCGGCTTGCGGCTCGCCCTCCGACGACTCGCCTTCCGTTTCCGTACCGGCCCCCGGCCCGCTCTCCCCGCGCTTGCGGCGGGGCAGCGGCTGGGTGCCCAAGTCCCGGTCGGGGCCCAGCGGGAGGGGTCCCGTCGAGGGATCAGGAGCCGGCGGGGACGGCGCGGGAGCCGCGGGCGGGGCGGCCTGGGGCGGCGGGCCCCATGGCGTCGCGCCGCCGCTGCCGGGGCCGCCACTGTCAGGACCGGAAGGATCACCCGAACCCCCAGGCCCGGCAGCCGCAGCCGCAGGCACAGCAGTCCCCGAAGCCGAGGACCCCACGCTCACCAGCGCCGCGAACAGCGCGATGATCGCCAGGAGTTGGGCCGCGGGACCGAACGCCCCCTCGTCCGAAGCGATCGGCTCGCCCGCGCCGATGGCCGCCGCGATGCCCGCCCCGGCCATCGCCACGAAGGCGACCGGCACGAGCAGCGCGTGGCGGCGCCAGGCGAGGAGGGCGAGCGCGGGCACGATCAGCGCGAACCAGCCCGCGATCACCGCGGCGACCAGCGTCAGCGCGACCGCGCCGAGGACGAGGCCGGGCGCGGGCGGTGCCGTGTCCGGGCCTTCCGGGTTCGGCTCGCGGCGCCGGATCAGGACCAGGGCGACCAGGGCGAGCACCCCGACGCCACCGCCGATCAGGCCGATCTCGTAGACACGCGAGGGCTCGTAGGTCAGCTTGACGGTGCCGCCCTCGCCCTTGGGGATCAGCCAGCCCTGCTGCCAGCCGTCGAGGCGTACCGACGAGAGCTCCTCGCCGTTCAGCGTCGCCTTCCAGCCGTCGTTGATGTTCTCGTACGTCGAGAGATACGAGGCCGCGCCCGAGCCGACCGACAGCTCGCGCCGGTCGCCGAGCCAGTCCTTGATGTCCAGGGCACGGGACTTCCGGTCGATCGCGCCCGGCGTGCCCTGCGTCATCGAGACGTCCATCAGGGTCAGCGGACCCGCGTCACCGGCCTCGACGGTGTGCTCGCCGGAGCCGAGCGACACATTGGTGTTCTTCTCGCCCCGGCTGCAGAGCGTCACCTCGATGGGACGCCGCTCCACCAGATCCCGCACCGAGCCCTTGGCGCTCGTCGCGTACAGCTTGCCGTCGACGGCGAGCTCCGGGCCCTTGCCGCAGGCGAGTTCGAAGGTCGCGGACGCCTCCGGCTGCGGTGTGCGGTACTTGTCCAGGGCCGGGACGTACACCTCGGTCAGACCCACCGGAAGCTGCAACTCGGCGTCCGCCACCGGGTTGTGCACCGTCAACGGCGCGGTCTCGGTGATCGTGATGGTCATCTCGTCCGTGGTGATCGGCGCGAAGCGCGCCACGCCGTTCTCGTCGACGCCCACGATCGCGGCGCCGTCCGGCGAGCTGATCTCGATCTTCTCGGGACGCGTCGACAGACCACCGGCCGCCGGAAGCACGATCTCGCCGACCGCCTGCTTGTCCGGCCACTTCAGATGGACGACCGGAGTGTCGCCGGCGATCCAGGCCGTCGTCAGGTCGCCGTCCGTCAGATTGCGCGGCGACAGACTCCTGCCGAGCCCCGACGTGGAGTCGGCGGTGGCGATGATCTGGTCCTTCTGCTCGGGCGCCACCTGGTAGAGCAGCTTGTCGAGCTCCTTGCCCGGTACGGCGACCGCGCTCGCGGACACCTCGTAGTCGCCTTCTGCGGGTGTCGTGAAGCGGCGGTGCAGGCCCGACTCGGTGTTCACCGGCGACAGCGCGCTCGGGTCCGACGAGCGGTGCATCGAGTACGTCGTCGCGTCGGCGCCGACAGCGGTGTCCCTGGAGGAGCCCCCGGTGTCCGACGGCATCTTCAGGAGCTTCGTCACCTTCACACCGGGCACGGTGATCTCGGAGAACCCGGCACCGGTGAGACCCTCGTGCCCGATCTGCGCGTCCAGGATCGTGATCTTCAGCCAACTCGACGCACCGGCGGGCGACTTGATCCGCTGCCGCATGCCGTCGGGCTGCAGGGTGCTGGTGGCGCTGCCCTGCTCGGTCTCCACCCGCACCTTGGTGGGCGCGGCCCGCACACCCTCCTGCGGCAGCGGGATGACCTTGATCGAGGAGGGGATCGACTCCTTGGACCGGAACTCGGCCTTGATCCACGAGCCCTTCGGCTTTCCGGGACTGCCCTCGGCCCAGGCCGTCTCGGGGTTCCCGTCGAAGGCGTTCACGGGGTCGTACTGCGGCAGATGGAACAGCCAGTTGCCGTAGCTCGACGCGGTGACGGACTTCGCGCCGCGCAGCTGCGCCGTCGTCTGGTGCTCGATCCCGTCGGTGGGCAGGATCTGATGCGGCTTCTTGCCCGGCTCCTGGAGGGCGTCGCTCGCGTTGCGTTCGCCCGGTCCGTACGTATAAGAGGTGTTGTTGTTGACCAGGCCGAAGCGGGTGTCCGCGCGGCGCAGTCCGTCACCGACCGCCTGGAGTCCGGGCGCCCCGATCCCCGGGTGGTTGTCGCCCGTCAGGACGGAGGGACGGTCCCGCATCGAGGGGTCGGCGGAGAGCGGGAGCAGCGACTCGGGTCCGCCGCTCACCACGGCCGTGTTGGAGACCGCCTTGATCCCGGCCTGGCCGGGGCGTTCCGCACCCGAGCCGGGGGCGTAGATCTCCACCGGGCGCTCGCGCGGATACAGGCCCTCGATCTGGAGCGGAGTGTCGTTGGGGATCTTCCCGCCGGTCTCGGTGGGGCCGAAGCCGGTGACCCGCTCGAATCCCGACTCCTCCAGGGTCCGCTTCACCGTCGCGGTCGGCACGTTGCCGACCTGGTCGGGGTCGAGGTCATTGCGTACGACGACGTAGTACATCCCGGCGCGGGTCAAGTAGTCGCGCAGACCGGGTACTTCACTGCCCGTGGCGAGTGCCTGCTCCACCGCGTCCATCGCGCGCCGGTTGCCGGGCGTGCCGAACGGGACGTAGTCGCGCTGGGCCCAGCGGGACTCGGCGAGCACGTCGAGGGGCTGGTCGATGGGCGAGCCCCAGGTGTAGATGCCGTGCGCGGTCGCGGGCACGACGAGCGCGCGGGAGTCGGGGGAGTACTTCTCCAGCCAGTCGGCCGTCGCCTGCCAGTAGTTGGGCAGCTTCTGGAACGAACCGGGCTGCAGGATCGACCCGTTGAGGTAGGGGAACGCGAGCCCGGGAAGCACCAGTACGGCGGCGATGAGGGGAGCGTACTTGCGGCCCTTCACCGGCCGCGCCCCGCGCGCCTGCGCGGCCACGCCCACCAGGTGCATCAGGCCGAAGACCAGCGCGAGCGCGAGGCCCGTCTGGAACTTGTAGATGTTGCGGAAGGGGACGAGCCCGCCGTTCAGCCAGCTCTGCACGGTCTCGTGGAAGGGCGCGCCGAACGCGCCGCCGTACCCGGCAAGCGTGACCAGGACGACCGAGAGCACGGTCAGGACGAGCCAGCGCCGCTCGGGCAGATCACGCCGGGCGAGGCCCGCGAGGCCGAGCGCAGCCGCGAGCGCCGAGCAGACCACCACGACGACGGAGGTGGCGACCGTCCATCCGGCGGGCAGCCAGGCCTCGCCGAAGTGCAGATACGCGACCCAGTTGCCGGCGCCGCGCAGCGTCTCCGTGGCCGACATCGTGCCGGTCGTGGTGGCCGAATTCTCCACGTACGGAAGGAAGTTCTCGCCGTAGATGCCGAGCATCAACAGCGGCACCACCCACCAGGCGGTCGCCAGGATCACTCCCGGAACCCACCAGGTGATCAGCTTCCGCTTGCGCGGTCCGTTCGGCCGGGAGAGGAGATAGAGGCCCACCGGGAGCAGGGACGCGAGCGTCGCCGCCGCGTTCACGCCGCCCATGAAGGGGATGAAGAGCGCGGAGCGGCACGCCGCGAGACGGGCGCTGATGCGGTCGTTCGTCAGCGGAAGCAGCACCCACGGCAGGAGCGCGCCGGGCAGCGCGGCCGCCGACGTCGACCCGACGACCACGGTGAACGTCGGCCACAGCGCGTACGCCACCGCGCCGAGCAGCCTGCTCGCACTGTTGCCGATCTTCAGCCGCTCGGCGAGCCGCAGCGCACCCCAGAACGCGACCGACACGATCAGCGAGAGCCAGAGCCGCTCCGCGAGCCACACCGGCAGCTGGACGAGCTTGGCCAGGCCGTAGAACGGCAGCATCGGCCAGGCGTAGCCGACGTACTGGTCCTGGATCCCGCCGAAGCCGCCCCGGTCGTGCCAGAGCTGGCCCAGATCGGAGAGGAACTGCCAGGGATCGACGGCGACGCCGAGCTTGGTGTCGAACGTCATCCGCCCCGGTTTGACGGCGAGGAAGAGCACGAGCACAACGGCCCAGAACCCCAGCAGCCAGCGCTTGGAGCGTGGCCCCCGTTCGGGTTCCGGGGCGGCAGTCGTGGGGCGGACCGCCGCCGGGGGTGGGGCCTGGACCGTGGTCATGGACACCGCCTGAGGATGAGGAGGAGATTCCAGGTGGCGAACTCGCGCACGCCGGGCACCTTCGTGATGCCGCCGGCCAGGAACGGCCAGTAGCGGGACCGTGCGGACACGACGGAGACGTCGTCCCTGGCCCGCACCTGGCGCAGCGTGGGGCCGATGTGGTGGGCGAAGAGGTTCTCGCCCAGGGTGTGCTTGGCCTTCTTGCCGGTACGCCGCTCATAGCGGGCCCGGGCCCGGTCGGCGCCCAGGAAGTGCCAGGGCGCCCACTCGTGCCCGCCCCACGGCGAGTACCAGTTGGTGAACGAGACATAGATCAGACCGCCGGGCCTGGTCACCCGCACCATCTCGCTGAGGAACGTCTGCGGGTCGTCCACGTGCTCCAGAACATTGGAGGAGAACGTGACGTCCGCGACGCCGTCCGCGAGCGGCAGCAGATAGCCGTCAGCGACGACCGAGCCCTCGGGGGGCTTGGCGCCCAGCTCCGCCGGGTCCGGTTCGAAGAGGAAACTCTGCGCACCGCGCCGCCGGAACTCCTCGGTGAAGTAGCCACCGCCGCCGCCGACATCGACGACGATCCGGTCCCTGACCGTGCCGTACGCCTCGACCTGGTCGGCGGCGTCACGGGCGAGCAGCGTGTAGCACCGCTCGGGCTCCTGCTGCTCACGCAGGAAGGCCCGGAAGAGGGTCAGGGAACGGCGCAGCGAAGGGTCCTTCACGCGGACCCCTGGGAGGCGTGATATGCGACCGCCTCTGCGGCGACCGTCTGGAACTCGCGTACGGAGTTGGCCCAGCGGAAGCTGGCGGCCCGCTCGCCGGCGGCCTTGCCGAAGGCCGTTCGCCGCTCGGCGCTCAGGGCGAGGGCGCACCAGGCGGCGGCGAAGGAACTCTCGCCGCGGGCGAGGAGCCCGGTGACGCCGTCCTCGATGGAGTCGCGGATGCCGGGTACGTCGAAGCCGACCGCGGGGGTGAACCGAGTGGCGGCCTCGGTGACGACCAGGCCCCAGCCCTCCACCGCCGACGGGTGCAGGAGCAGCCAGGCCTCGCAGAGCAGCCGGTGCTTCTCCGCCTCGGAGACATGGCCCTTGAACTCCACGCCGGGACCGGCGAGTTGCTCGAGCCGCTCCCGCTCGGGCCCGTCGCCGACGATCACCAGACGGCCGCCGGTGACGGGTCTGACGCGCTCCCAGAGCCGCAGGAGCAGATCGATGCGCTTGTACTCGACGAGCCGTCCCATCGCGAGGAACAGCGGCTCGTCGGAGCGGGGATGGAGGGGGCCCGGTTCTTCGACCCCGTTGTGGACTATCCGTATTCGCTCCCGCTCCACGCCTATCGCGCGCAGGGCGGTGGCCGTCGACGGCGAGACGGCCACGAGCAGGTTGCCGCGCTGGGCTCCCGAGAGCGACCAGTGCTCGAGTCTTCGGCCGAGCCGGGCCGCGGGGGCGAGCGCGCCCTGAAAGCGCATCCCCCACAGGTCGGTGTGGACGTGGTTGACCAGGCACAGCGTGGGACCGCGGTGCCACAGCGGCGCCAGGTACGGCATGCCGTTGCAGACCTCGACCAGCAGGTCGCAGTCGCCGACCTGCCGGGCGAAGGCGGAGCGCGAGCGCAGATAGTGACCGAGGTCGCCGCCCGCCGACACCACGCGGTAGTCGCGGAAGGCGGCAGGACCCCCGCACAGCAGGGTGACCTGGTGGCCCAGCTTGCTCAGGCCGTCGGCCAGCCGGTCGACGAGCAGTTCGGACCCGCCCGCGGCCGGATTGCCGAGGTCGCGGCGGGCGAGGAAGACGATCCGGCGCGGCTGTGGGGGAGGCGCCGGAAGGCGCTGCGCGACCCGAGGGGTGGCGGCGCGCAGCGGGGATGGCACGTGCTGGGGCATGCGTGCTCCAACTCGTCAGGGTGCGGATCCGTGGGGGGTGGAACCGTTCGGGTCACTTACGGGGGTCTTGCGGGTGCGGGGTCTTGCGGAGGTGCTGTGCTCGGTCTGTGCGGGGGCGGTGCGGGGACTGTGTTCGGGTGGGGTGGATAGTTTTCGCCGCCCTGTTCGACGCGGCTACTCACCGAAGTGATAATTTCGGGGGTTTCATTAGCTGACGTCTCATCACATCGTGGTGGGTTGCAGGGCGCTTGGTGACGTATCGCCATTCGGACGGTCCGGCTCCGCTGCTGAATCCAGTCCTCCGGACCCATTTGCCCCACTATTGGACCGCCGTCCCCTGACGACGAGCACGACTCCCGCGGCGGTGAGCAGCGCACCCAGCGCACCCGCACCCACGGGCAGCGTCGTGCCCACCAGCTTCAGCCGGCTGCTGTCGTCGTCGGCGAGACCGACCTGCGTCTTCTGCGTCTTGGCCGTGAACGCGATGCGCTTGCTGTCGAGCAGCACCGTCGCGTCCTTCTCGGAGCCCGGCGCGCGCAGTGTCTTGCGGGGCCCGACCGCCGCGTAGATGATCCGGCCCGTGGTCTTGTCGGCCACCAGCTCCACGCCGTGGTTGGCGTACCACTCCTCGGCCAGCACATTGCTGCGCTTGGGCTGTCCGACCAGGCGCCCCGGCACGAGCCGGGTCCCGGTCTTGGTGGGCTTCACCTTGGCGGTGAAGCGGTAGCCCTCGTACCCCTGGATCTTCTTCGTGCCGCGGAAGGTCAGCGGGACGGTCGCACCCAGGGTGTTGTCCCACCAGACGTACGAGCGTTTCTCCACGTCGAAGGGGAACTTGAGGTAGGCCTCGCCCTCGAAGTACGGCTTCTCGCCGCAGCAGTGCACCGGCCTGTTGGTCTCCCGGTCGGTGACCCAGCGCTCCTGGGTGAACAGGAGCGAGTCGTGCGGGTCCGCGGCCGGCAGGGACTTGTCGGGATCGACCGACGTGACCACGTCCCAGACTGCGTGTTCTTTGGTGCTGTCCTCCACGTCGCCGCGTACCTGACGCGTGATCGTGAGGTTCTTGTTATGCACCGTCTTGATCTTCTTGGTGTCGAAATAACTGCCTTTGCCCTTGAAGACCGTAATGGTGTCGATGTCGACCGGCGTGCGTTTTGCCCGTGGCTCGACGTACCACGCGAGCAGCGGTGCCAGGACGAGCAGGAAGACGCCGAGTCCCAGGAGGACCAGCGAGAGGGGCGAGGCTGTGCGGCGCATCCGGCACTCCTGATGGCGGGGGCGAAGGTTACCGAGCCGTATGGGGCCGGAACGCTAGGCGGACCCTTGACTTTGTGTCAATGCATTGATGAAACTGTGCTCTCGCCGGGCGGGGCCGGTAAAGGACTGTGCGAACACCAGCTGTGCGACCAGGGTGGGGACGACCTCCAGCAGAGAGGCTGACCCTGACATGCACCGATTGCTCGCCGCAGGACTGACCGCGGTGGCCGCCGCCGCCCTCGCCGTGGCTGCCGCCTTCGGCCTCGTCGCTGCCCTGAACGCGACCCCGGACCAGCCCAATACGCCCCTCGTGCACTACGAGCCGCCGCGCGGGGGCAGTGAGTGACCGTGCCCGTGAGCGAGAGCCAGGGTTCGCTGTCCGTCCGTTCCGCCTGGCGGGATGTCCCGCCGATGCTGGTACGGCAGTTCGCCGCGCTCGCCCTGGACGAGGTGCCCGCGCTGGCCCAGGACATCCTGCGGGAGATCCGCGCCGAGTACCCGGGGCTTCCCGTGGTCCTCGACGACTCGGGCGAGCCGATGGCGCTCATCGGCATCCGGCGCGCCCTCGAAGGCTTCGTCCAGCAGATCGCGGCCGGCGAGGGCCGGCCGTGCTATCCGCTGGAGGTCTTCCAGGAATTCGGCCGCGGGGAGGGCCTGCACGGCCGCAGCCTCGACTCGCTGCAGGCCATCTACCGGCTCGGCGTGCGCCTCGCCTGGCGCCGCCTCGCCGAGATCGGCCAGCAGATCGAGATCCCGCCGCCCGCCATGTACGAACTCGCCGAGTCGGGCTTCGAGTATCTCGACGGCCTGGTCGACCAGTCGGTACGCGGCTACGCCGAGGCCGCGGCCCGGCAGGCGGGCGAACGGCTGCGCCTGCAAAGGAAGTTGATGGAGCTGCTGCTCTCCGAGCGGCGCGGCGATGCCTGGACCGGGGTGCAGGGCGATTCCGCTTCCGCCGGTGGCCCGTATTCCGGTTCGGCGCAGCCGGGCGGCGCCCTCGATGAACGGGCCGCCCGCGTCGGCTGGCAGCTGCCCGAACGCGTCGCCGTCGGCGTACTGCTCAGGCCCGCGCGGGAGGCCGTGGCGCCCGCCGTCGGGCAGGGCGTGCTGCTCGACATGGAGACCGAGCAGCCCCGCATGGTCATCCCCGACCCGGACGCGGCCGGGCGCCCCGAACTGCTGCGGCGCGCCATGACGGGCTGGTCCGGCGCGATCGGCCCGCCGGTGGCGCTGGCCGACGCCGCCAAGTCGCTGCGCTGGGCGCAGGCCGCGGTCCGCCTGATGGAGCGCGGCCTGCTGCCATCCGGCGAGGTCCTGCACTGCACCGAGCACACCGAGGCCCTGGTCCTGCTGCAGCCCGAGGAGCTCATCGATGACCTGGCCCGGCGCTGCCTCGCACCCCTGGCCCACTGCGGTCCCGCACACGGCCGCCGCCTGGCCGAGACCCTCCTCGCCTGGCTGGAGACGCGGGGCGGTGCGCCCGAAGTGGCGGCCCGGCTCGGCGTCCACCCGCAGACGGTGCGCTACCGCCTGCGGCAGATCAGGGAACTGTGGGGCGACGAGGTGGACGACCCGGACCGCCGCTTCGAGCTCGAACTGGTCCTGAGAGCAAGGAGGTTGCGGGGCGAGCTGGGACCGGTGGGCCGATCGGCGGCGCGCGGGTAGCCTGCCGGGATGGACATAGCGGTACGCGCGCAGGCAGCACTCGGCGAGGGCCCCACGTGGGACGCCGCCGCCCGGCGGCTCATCTGGGTCGACATCCTGAGCTCACGCGTCCACACCTACGACCCGTCGACCGGGCACCGCTCGGTCATGGCCACCGAACAGCACGTCGGCGCCGCCAAGCCCCGCGCGGGCGGCGGCCTGGTGGTCAACCTCCGGGACGGAGTGGGACTTTACGACGCCGCAGCCGACGGTTCCGCTTTCCGGTGGCTGCACCGCGATGTCGTACCGGGCCGCCGGGGCAACGACGCGGCGGTCGCACCGGACGGTGCCCTCTGGGCGGGCACCATGCGCTACGACGAGACACCGGGCGCCGCCAACTTCATCCGCCTCACCGGCGACGGCACCGCCACCGAGGTGTTCGGCGACGTATCCGTGAGCAACGGCATCGGCTGGAGCCCCGACGGCCGCCTCATGTACTACATCGACACCCCGACCCGGCGCATCGACGTACTGGACCTCGGCGACGACCGACTCCCGCGCTCCCGGCGCCCCTTGGCGGTCGTCGAGGACAGCGCCGGCTACCCCGACGGGCTCACCGTCGACGCCGACGGCTGCGTCTGGGTCGCCCTGTGGGACGGCGCCGCCGTCCGCCGCTACACCCCGTCCGGCGCCCTGGATCGGGTGATCGAACTCCCCGTGGCGCGCCCCACCGCGTGCGCGTTCGGCGGCA encodes:
- a CDS encoding condensation protein — its product is MTALDQPARHADGPERRPKRVPFPVVDEVARHCLQEEEPETVHIEVHLPGTPDPARLKAAFTEALRRHPRILMREARGPWYRRRYEWELTAEPDVEVVSFPPPERDALKKARIRSLSDSPPLSASPPIRMEVIASEVADGRPEDGTPSVLFLTINHTALDGPACLRVLATAAELYDGQDNSPAAPPPLRTAPSPAPEAERAPVDAPSGWAPPARVSKGTPEPSPGNGMLVAELAVPRRPKGAPFTVNDQLMVATALMIAHWNREHGSRPRPFRITMPVDDRPRDMEMPIGNGTRLVEVPFSAGELTGKEWGPEEIGALLRRTAERTRALKALDRPQLGHGAALLTSPVLPVTVRAALTRGLRRAAGPWTSTTLLSNIGRVPYPLDFGDAGRAYAVWFSAPARLPRGLTVTTASTAGRLHLALRWSKTLLSHGDGAHLRDLFEHYLHATEEGTSS
- a CDS encoding Trm112 family protein; this encodes MNPEDPLLKILACPLDKGPLHLLEPEEPLVPEEVLYNPRLRRRYPIIDGIPQLLPSSGEQIPEDEHEQLLKRISP
- a CDS encoding FkbM family methyltransferase, producing the protein MTGPDKTPAGPHKTVAARLAPHLPARLIGALARLVYPRFEPELARLGDLCPRGCSTAVDVGGWYGPWSRRLASRARRVVTVEPVPHLARLLEDSTPGNVRVIQAAATDRPGTARLWLPRGDRGDRGVSSLIRRDIHAKAVDVPCLTLDGLGLHDVDFIKIDVDGNELQVLRGAHDLLTRDRPALFIELESRIQPITPIVDLLTRHHGYQGWVLPHDTWLPLEGFDLEAHQHDTAYVVSQGLLRRALTPRHPRYVNSVLFLPRGRRPGGAAVRDHGAHAR
- a CDS encoding bifunctional 2-polyprenyl-6-hydroxyphenol methylase/3-demethylubiquinol 3-O-methyltransferase UbiG, translating into MTAPTRSTSSTSSAPRDLRDFYEDPSVPVASGDARSLRQARMLADALGPATSRTAVVLDIGCGDGTAAAAAAPFLAGHRVIGVDWSQDALKRAHSHLSYVVRGELTDGGLPFADGSADAVLFSEVIEHLVDPDSALDELRRVLRPGGHLMLSTPNLAAWYNRGLLLAGVQPVFSEVSLRGIHGRPGTEVVGHLRLYTARALREFVAASGFDVVRVAGAPFHGVPRPLRALDRLACAVPSASSILLLHARRT